The following is a genomic window from Hemibagrus wyckioides isolate EC202008001 linkage group LG22, SWU_Hwy_1.0, whole genome shotgun sequence.
acagtatgtctgctGGACAGCATCTGGTCATTATTTTCTCTGCATCATCAACTGGTGGCACTAGCCAATAAAAGATCTAGTACTATACAAACcatgttgtgattttttttttttagctcatcTCGGAATATACAGCCCGCATTCCATCTCACAGCATCAAACATATGTCTTACAGcatttccaaaaacaaaaaaaatgcatgtataGTAGGCAAAGGACCATTAAAACTGGACCAATGAACCCTGGTTCTTCTGGCTCCATGATGAAAAGTCAAAAGCATTTGGTTGAAGTAGTAATGCTGCATTTGGTAAAGGTTTAAAGTTTAACTAGCCAAAAAGAAAGCAACACTGAAATCCCTAGGGGATGGGACAACAGGATGGGCTTCTCAACCCCCGAGATCATGTGTTGTTCTCAGTCTGCTTTAAACGTATTTAAGCCTGTCCGCCCGTATTATCCTTACATGATGTTTTCCTGTATAACGAGCCATGCTTGTGGCTGCTTATAAATACTGGCTATTGAATATATTATGGTTGTGCATCGAGTTAGCCGAGACGGTAATAATTAATTGGCTGGAAAAATGTTGCACCTTAATTTTCCTCCAAAACTTTAATTTAAGTGAAGTCCATACTACAAAAACGAAGCCTAGGCATTTTCATAGATTTAATGTGTGTTTGCACTTGAAGGCATGCACATGAGTCAGGCTTGCAGAGCTGTTATGGGTAAACACCGTGTGGATAAGTGTAAAGCTAccagagagaggaaaaatgaGTATTAATTATCTGATGCAAAAAATAGTCTCctcaaggaataaaacacagcaggtATGCTTGAAGTGTTTTTCCTCTTGCATCACAGCAAgtcttcagtgtttttttatttgtttaatttaattaaaaacatgtCATACGTTTTATCAGTTAATAGTCacatgtaatgttgtgtaacatctgcaaaataatttagttcctgttgtcacttatgatacagcagctataaagtcATTCCCTTCTCAGCCTCGCTTTTTATTACTGTTGAAgctacaaacacaaaaaacaaaacatttgacTCATGATGTTAAAACCAGAaagttacaaagcactgacaccggagagtccttccatcatacactatattgccaaaagttttgggacacccctctatgcacatgtaatatagagttgacccgcccttttccgctataacagcttcaaatcttctgggaaggctttccacaaggtataggagtgtgtttatgggaatttttgaccattcctctagaagtacatttgtgaggtcaggcactgatgctggatgagaaggtctggtccaaaggtgttctatcagattgaggtcaggactctgagaagttcctccacaccaaactcactcatccatgtctttttggaccttgctttgtgcactggtgtacagtcatgttggaacaggaaggggtcatccccaaactgttcacacaaagttgggagcatgaaattgtccaaaatgtcttggtatgctgaagcattaagagttcagccatttttgtcaatatagtgtatcaacaATTAGACCTTTATCTTTGCTAAATAAcgacatgtttttattttgtctttagtCTCTGAATGTGTTGTTCTTGTGAATTCACTGTTatattagaacaagcacattaatataaacctgtgatttgaattacagtCTTGTACTACTACTGATAGAACCActgttttaaaaaagtattCAACACCTTCAGATTTGAGGCACCAATAAGATAAGAGCTAATAGAATGAGCCACTTGTGAAAAACATGAGCAGCTTTTCTACTGTGGCAATACTTGGTATTTGGAACTTAGTTTAAAGCACTAAAGTTTAAAGCACTATTACTAAATATGTAGCTGATAAATTAGTGTTTTAAACTGTTACAGTGGGTTCTATAGGTTCTATAATGTGGTaggtcataataataataataattaatttttgtatcgtgtcattttcttttgttttagaTTCATTTGCTAGTAATTTGAGTGTTCTGTCATTGTAAATACAGTGTGCTTAAAATGTTAGAGTATTTCAACTTTATACCATTTTGCATCCTTCACAAGTCCATTTTTACAGTTCATCTTCACAATTTTTCATTCAAAGTCTGTTGTTAACAAAGCAAACTTTGTCTATGGCAGAGCCAATCAATGTACAGGTGTTAGTACTGTTTGTATTACTAGTAACAATGTACAGAAACATTCACAGAGTTCTGAGATATTAGTAACAAAAGTGTCTGAATTTTGATCACGGGTCCAATCTCACATTTCCCAGTTCAAAACATATCCTACAATGCAGCCACGTAATCCTGAATATCTGTGGGATCCTTATCTGTGGAAGCGATTTGAAGCTTGATTTTTTTGCTTGGATCATCATTGCTCCTCTTTTCGTGTCTCTGAACAGGGCTGCTGTCTTTCTGAATCACAAGCACAGTTTCACTGTAAATCCCACTGACTTTGCTGTAGTCCTCCTCTTGTTCTTTTGTGAGCTTCTGCTTACAGTCTGCCTTCTGCTTTTGGTCAGCATGCTCCATCAGTCCAGCAGGAGTGATGCTGACTTCATTCTGCTCAACATCACATGTTTGAGAGTTCCTTGCTATATTTTTGTGAAATATGCCCCAAGGACTGTTTTGGTAAATGTCAGGTTTATTCTGAGGCACACTGTATGTGCTGAAATGATCTGAGTGTTGTGAAGCTGTAGATTCAGGATCAGAATCTTGACAGTTGTATGCAAGAGCTGGTAAATTCCTTTTATGGTCAGTGACATCAAGTTCATTCCATGCCTTCTGATCGGATGCACTCTGAGCTGTTGCTTGTCGTTCTGCATAAGCCTTACTTCCTGGATTCTCACTTTCTTCCTCGCTGTCAAGCACTACAAGATACTCCACCTGTTCCAGACACTCTGGCACTGGAAGGATGCTCTGCAAGTTGAAGGTACTGAATATATCTTCTGGcttttgtgtctgtgaatgATAGCACATAATATATGGTCTTGAGCCAAATTTATTTAACAGTAGAGCTGGGACAGTATATCTGTATGACATCATACTGTGATAgatttgtaatcatttatatattaaGCAAGGCATGGAGTAAAATAGGATTTAGTAGTGCTTTTAGGGGTGACTTAGGGATGCTGAGCGTCTTTCATTAAGCGTAGATGTTCTTGTACATTTATTGAGACTGATAATAAAATATGATGCTTCTATTGGTATTTCCTAAGAAGATAATTCTTAGAGCTTATAACAAATGAGTGGCAAGTTTTCAACTTCAGTTACCTAGGTTTTTCAAAATATAATCATTTCGTTCTTGTGAAGATATTTATTACAGTCTAAAATATCATTTTGCTTTAATAGCaaatactgtgtatgtatatactattacattaatatacacAGCAGAGAACAATAAGCTCGTCTGCGTACTAAATCATTACATCGTTAATATCCTCACTATCGTCTCAATTTCAAATCACCAGACTATAAAAAACTCTACGATGTTTTCTCAGTCTGATTAAAAGCTAGAAATGTCTGGAATGCTGTGCTGATACTGAGTGCATgcagtgtatgaggtgtatttCTTACTACCGTTGAAAGTTGGCTATCAAAGCCTTTGATCTTTGGTCCTGGAACAGGGGGCAGTAAGAAATGCTTAACACTGGAGGAgagaaaaagcaaaacattAACTCGAAAGGTTTTGACCATAAATTTCCATTATTTCCATCTTATGTGTGGTTGATCAACCAAGACAGTTTCTGTTTTCATTGATTGCTTTAGTTGTTTTGCATTGTAGCTGAAAAGCACAGAATGTGAGAATACTCTTTTGCATTAAATGAATGCGTTAGAAAAAATTGTCCGCCGTGCTTTTCAAGTTGtattacttaaataaaaaatattgaataaaacaataatataaatacaaagacCTTTAGCATTCTTAAGTGTTTGCAACTTGTAGCTGAAGGTCAAAACTATAAAAGCAGTATGACCTCAGATAATAGCCTGGTTACACTTCAGTGTAACTAGATATTCAGAAGTtcctttaaacattaaaaaaaattggtcTAAGACTGGAATAATAAAGAGTCAAGACTGCCAACTATTTCAAgatgtgtactgtatatgtgctGCTGTTGTTTCTTATATACTTTTGAGTTAGTTATCAGGTTGCACTTAGAATGcatcttttatatatttacccATACAACAACATCTTGTtactttatacagtaaaaaaaaaacactgaattgtGTAATGCTTACTGTTTTCTTTTGGCTGTTAGTATTCCAACAGTGACCAATGCAATGAAGGCACTAATAATAGCTATGAAGATCAAAAttggcttttctttttctgagtctgcaaaataaaaatgtgtcaaCCAATAAGATTTCTTCAAATGGCAATGTTTTTAACAGTATTCAGTATGAGTTTGCTTTGGGTCAATTAAGCAAGGAACAGTTTTAAGTGCTATGATGTGAAATAGAATTTGTTTACCATCTTTAAGTCAGATAGAAGGTGTGTTAGGTCTCAGCATGAATACAAACAGAACTAGTGTGTCATTGTGGTCAGTGCTTACCGTATGGCATTTGGATGAACATCGGAGAATTCCACTCACTCCACTGGCCTTCGTCTAGTTTACAGCGCACTTGTATAGTATAATTTCCCCCAGGTTTTGGACTGAAGATGCTGAGTTCCTTTTGCTTACCAACAGTGTACATCTATAAAACAAACATTCAGTTCCAAATCATCCAGTTGTGtcaatcagaaaacaaaacttaTTGAGAATAATTCCAAATAATGTTAAACTACAGAATGATTCAATAAGAGTACAGCAGGATTTTGAatatttgggacacacctcccaATCACTGACTTGCTTTTGGCCACCATGCTCCTGTTTTACTCGCACTTCATATTTGACAGTAACCCAGCCTGAACGAGTGTCGATGTCTTGCGGGGCTTCCCACTTCACCAGAAAATATGGGTTGTCTTTCACTCCCATCAGAGACAAAGTCATGTTTCTTGGAGAGTGAGGCTGTACTGTAGGAAAAATAACAATattagtgagaaaaaaaaaaaacagttttgtcAATAACTGAATGCCACTGTTTTCATCCACAGTGATTTTTGGTATATTTAACAGATTACATGTACTATAGTGTAATATTATAAATGAACGCATCCATCCATATTCTTTGCCGCTTATCATGCACAGGGTCAGAGGGAACCTGGACTCTATCCAAGGGGACTCAGAACACAACGTAGggaacaccctggatgggacactattgcacacacacttacacatctCTTCACACACTACAATTTAGAGAATCCAGTCAGCCTACagcgcatgtctttggactggtgaAGGAAACCCTAGTACCAAGAGGATTCCCTcgaagcacaggaagaacatgcacacagtgaggaggtgtgaatcaaacccccaaccccataGGTCGGAGGCAAACGTGCTAATACAGTGAAGACAATGAGAGTGcaagtgttcagtgtgtttaggaCAAAACCTCAAGCAAATACTGTCACTCTCTTTCCTGTGATCATCATGGCAGCACTCATTGTAGCATCAATTAAGGAATTAACCATGACAGACATATTGTAAGaggtacaccgatcaggcataacattgacCACTGACcgttgaagtgaataacactgattatcttctcatcttggcacctgttagtgggtgggatatattagacagcaagtgaacattttgtcctcaaagttgatgtgttagaagcgggaaaaatgggaaagagTCTGGCTCAACAGTCGAGctattgttgctcaaattgctgaaggagttaatgctggttctgatagaaaggtgtcagaatacactgttttggcagcaaaaggaggaccaacacaatattatgcagttggtcataatgttatgcctcgtCAGTgtaaataatcaatgacagtgGAGTTATGTGACACCCCAAAGCatgtcccaaagtgttttacTCCTTTTATACTACATTTTATTATACACACAAGACATTTACCAATACTCCCCATATACAGAATCATTTATTGTTGATGCATCTGCTATACAAGACCCTGTGTAGACTGCTCtgctactatagaaatgatagcAACAGTTTACCAATACACTAATTTGATTGTATATGCAGCATTCCAAAAGCcctttaaattattataatcagGCTAGAACTTTTCACTGCTTGCTCCTCCATGTTCACCACATAAAATCCCAATTCTAGCAATAGTATAAAAGCTGATATTGACGACATCATCAGCAGACATAGCAACTGATACATTTTTCAGGAATATAACTTTGAATGCTTGTTAGACGAagatggaaaggaagaagggAAGCCAGTTTCACCCAGAAGCACCTTAAAGGAAATGTACAAATCTATTTAGATGTACAGCTCTATTTAGATGTTTTAAAACTCATTTAACTAAAAGCACAATTGTTGTCTGTATTCTATTTACATAAACTGTCTCAAAAGCgtattcattttttcccctatgTTAGGCCCAGCTTGACTGAAGTGACATTTTATAGCAGTCATAAAAGCAGTGCCCTGGAGATGTTAATGCATCAGCCTTTAATATGTAAATGCTGAATATTTTAACAGCGTTAACCGATTTGAGTGCCATATTGAATTCCcttcgacacacacacacacacacacaaaatgtactGACCGATATCCATGACGTCCACTTCTACAGGCTCAGAAAAGGTGTTGCCGTAGCTATTAGAGGCCATGACTGTGATGTTATAAAAGATCCATATGGATGTGTGGGCTTTGTCAAAGAAGCATGAGTTGTTCCCTGCACTGTGGTAGTCTGGACATTCAAAGACCTCTTCAGATCTGCAAAATCAAAGAGATTAATATTCAAATGTCAGTAAAGTggactttattttaaatatcagGTGCATATTTGTTCCTTGGAAAAATGTCTTGCAAATGGTTTAGTCAGTAtttcataaacatttaaaacaaggTTTTGACAACAGGCCATGTTAACAAGCATTGAAAAAACATCATGTGAACATACACTTTCAGTAAAATATGTTCTGTACACAACGATCATGTATGCAGGTTATAATTCCAGCCCTGTCACTGGGTATGTTATTCTCAAA
Proteins encoded in this region:
- the prlrb gene encoding prolactin receptor b isoform X1 — translated: MQRDTSRVLAATFLLYWIPPCACHSTPGRPRLTGCRSPDKETFSCWWEPGSTGGLPTSHRLFYRKERSEEVFECPDYHSAGNNSCFFDKAHTSIWIFYNITVMASNSYGNTFSEPVEVDVMDIVQPHSPRNMTLSLMGVKDNPYFLVKWEAPQDIDTRSGWVTVKYEVRVKQEHGGQKQVSDWEMYTVGKQKELSIFSPKPGGNYTIQVRCKLDEGQWSEWNSPMFIQMPYDSEKEKPILIFIAIISAFIALVTVGILTAKRKHVKHFLLPPVPGPKIKGFDSQLSTTQKPEDIFSTFNLQSILPVPECLEQVEYLVVLDSEEESENPGSKAYAERQATAQSASDQKAWNELDVTDHKRNLPALAYNCQDSDPESTASQHSDHFSTYSVPQNKPDIYQNSPWGIFHKNIARNSQTCDVEQNEVSITPAGLMEHADQKQKADCKQKLTKEQEEDYSKVSGIYSETVLVIQKDSSPVQRHEKRSNDDPSKKIKLQIASTDKDPTDIQDYVAAL
- the prlrb gene encoding prolactin receptor b isoform X2 — its product is MQRDTSRVLAATFLLYWIPPCHSTPGRPRLTGCRSPDKETFSCWWEPGSTGGLPTSHRLFYRKERSEEVFECPDYHSAGNNSCFFDKAHTSIWIFYNITVMASNSYGNTFSEPVEVDVMDIVQPHSPRNMTLSLMGVKDNPYFLVKWEAPQDIDTRSGWVTVKYEVRVKQEHGGQKQVSDWEMYTVGKQKELSIFSPKPGGNYTIQVRCKLDEGQWSEWNSPMFIQMPYDSEKEKPILIFIAIISAFIALVTVGILTAKRKHVKHFLLPPVPGPKIKGFDSQLSTTQKPEDIFSTFNLQSILPVPECLEQVEYLVVLDSEEESENPGSKAYAERQATAQSASDQKAWNELDVTDHKRNLPALAYNCQDSDPESTASQHSDHFSTYSVPQNKPDIYQNSPWGIFHKNIARNSQTCDVEQNEVSITPAGLMEHADQKQKADCKQKLTKEQEEDYSKVSGIYSETVLVIQKDSSPVQRHEKRSNDDPSKKIKLQIASTDKDPTDIQDYVAAL
- the prlrb gene encoding prolactin receptor b isoform X3 is translated as MQRDTSRVLAATFLLYWIPPCACHSTPGRPRLTGCRSPDKETFSCWWEPGSTGGLPTSHRLFYRKERSEEVFECPDYHSAGNNSCFFDKAHTSIWIFYNITVMASNSYGNTFSEPVEVDVMDIVQPHSPRNMTLSLMGVKDNPYFLVKWEAPQDIDTRSGWVTVKYEVRVKQEHGGQKQMYTVGKQKELSIFSPKPGGNYTIQVRCKLDEGQWSEWNSPMFIQMPYDSEKEKPILIFIAIISAFIALVTVGILTAKRKHVKHFLLPPVPGPKIKGFDSQLSTTQKPEDIFSTFNLQSILPVPECLEQVEYLVVLDSEEESENPGSKAYAERQATAQSASDQKAWNELDVTDHKRNLPALAYNCQDSDPESTASQHSDHFSTYSVPQNKPDIYQNSPWGIFHKNIARNSQTCDVEQNEVSITPAGLMEHADQKQKADCKQKLTKEQEEDYSKVSGIYSETVLVIQKDSSPVQRHEKRSNDDPSKKIKLQIASTDKDPTDIQDYVAAL